Proteins from a genomic interval of Helicoverpa armigera isolate CAAS_96S chromosome 9, ASM3070526v1, whole genome shotgun sequence:
- the Milt gene encoding trafficking kinesin-binding protein milt isoform X3: MKEVCNSEEVPEVEIVSLLQEHIPKYRLRADSLTQFGGYENQDWFIPSPALPVSDKDLALTPDQIRETLNYFLLCSNRVSQMTKTYNDIEAVTRLLEEKEKDLELTARIGKELLTANGRLEARVTALEGELRSARDHITQLRHDLNAKADLLQVLTNDTEECSSPEEQEAANAALLRKRTGALERENRALREEATRLAAGADSAELAERQLLRDIAHQLASANSEASALGSELVEERQRSADLQQQLDSINSRLAVSERNYQQLSAEHEHTLRILEITKENQNALAAELADTKERYVEVAAHLAEAQEQLRALRKRGEPAAARGLMPSVAAAAGLVPPSLHREMHSSIYSELSLDSGIGDPLAQSSMHKVFETVQCASRWSGQSGQSGPSLPGSDVADGPATNAAYLRPPVKPSSDSFLDDTSDTDSDDLYPGGTGVGVPGAPGAAELAAALRRLTPQEIYSRRASLTASHVLRHRRYTERDASEESAVWGAGAGGLARFRPPHKLQIVKPLEGSLTLHTWAQLAKPSMSGLLEEQEGVGVRGSRTTGHGMRLYRLSDVEEDDDMPRLPHSSHVYTYVNSTVLHPNDGSMMSTSASSVCSSGMSSLASSVLGSAWSSRLTSRRSSAGGSPVHSRRESVCLPPSRAHFTPTATPANSPLLGSPDTTPPASPRPGDAPPSLHALIASGTSILRRRHLASPGGDGSPAPIALQTPGSLYTGLMHRSPMEQLTCLKRTLRSPAAPVERRLGEPVEPPLGVPAHPGSGALDTAGSMGAPGCLRRPPRARAPRPRSDLGTVGSGVPAPAPTAPAHSSQTSALGTLSLLFGRKGGLL, encoded by the exons GCTACGAGAATCAGGATTGGTTCATACCATCTCCGGCGCTGCCGGTGAGCGACAAGGACCTCGCGCTCACGCCTGACCAGATCAGGGAGACACTCAATTACTTCC TTCTATGCAGCAACAGGGTGAGCCAAATGACAAAAACCTACAATGACATCGAAGCGGTAACACGGCTCTTAGAAGAA AAAGAgaaagatttggagctgacggCTCGCATCGGCAAGGAATTGTTAACTGCCAATGGGCGTTTGGAAGCGCGAGTCACCGCGCTCGAGGGGGAGTTGCGAAGCGCACGGGACCACATCACGCAGCTGAGGCACGACCTCAACGCGAAAGCGGATCTACTACAG GTGTTAACAAATGACACAGAGGAGTGTTCGTCCCCCGAGGAGCAGGAGGCGGCCAACGCGGCTCTGCTTCGCAAGCGCACGGGGGCGCTGGAACGGGAGAACCGTGCGCTGCGCGAGGAGGCCACGCGCCTCGCCGCCGGCGCCGACAGCGCAGAGCTGGCTGAGCGACAACTGCTGAGGGACATCGCGCACCAGCTCG CCAGTGCGAATTCCGAGGCGAGTGCACTGGGCTCGGAGCTGGTGGAAGAGCGGCAACGTTCGGCAGACCTCCAGCAACAGCTTGATAGCATCAATTCAAGACTCGCCGTCAGCGAAAGAAATTATCAAcag TTAAGTGCTGAGCACGAGCACACGTTACGGATAttagaaataacaaaagaaaatcaaaatgCTCTCGCCGCAGAACTGGCTGACACGAAG GAGCGTTATGTGGAAGTGGCAGCTCACCTCGCAGAGGCACAGGAGCAGCTGCGTGCTCTACGCAAGCGCGGCgagccggcggcggcgcgcggcctCATGCCCAGCGTGGCGGCCGCCGCCGGCCTCGTGCCGCCCAGTCTGCACCGCGAGATGCACTCCTCCATATACTCCGAGCTCAGCCTCGACTCCGGCATCGGCGATCCGCTCGCACA ATCAAGCATGCACAAGGTGTTTGAGACCGTGCAGTGTGCATCGCGGTGGTCGGGCCAGTCTGGTCAGTCGGGCCCCTCGCTGCCCGGCTCGGACGTAGCTGACGGCCCTGCGACGAACGCGGCGTATCTACGACCGCCCGTCAAACCTTCCAGCGATTCCTTCCTCGATGACACATCGGATACTGATTCTGATGATCTTTACCC TGGCGGCACGGGCGTGGGTGTCCCCGGCGCGCCGGGTGCGGCGGAGCTGGCGGCGGCACTGCGTCGCCTCACGCCGCAGGAGATCTACTCGCGCCGCGCCTCGCTCACCGCCTCCCATGTCTTACGACATCGTCGATACACTG AGCGGGACGCGAGCGAGGAGAGTGCTGTGTGgggcgcgggcgcaggcgggCTGGCGCGGTTTCGTCCGCCACACAAGCTGCAGATCGTCAAACCTCTGGAGGGCTCCCTCACCCTGCATACCTGGGCTCAACTCGCCAAGCCCTCTATGTCAG GTCTTTTAGAAGAACAAGAGGGCGTCGGTGTCCGCGGCTCGCGCACTACTGGTCACGGCATGCGCTTGTATCGGTTGTCCGACGTCGAAGAAGACGACGACATGCCCCGCCTGCCACACTCTAGTCATGTCTACACATATGTGAACAGCACTGTGCTGCATCCTAACGACGGCAGTATGATGAGCACCAGTGCCAGCAGCGTGTGCAGCAGCGGCATGAGCAGCCTGGCCAGCAGCGTGCTGGGCAGCGCGTGGAGCTCGCGCCTCACCTCGCGCCGCTCGTCCGCCGGCGGCTCGCCCGTGCACTCGCGCCGCGAGTCCGTCTGCCTGCCGCCCTCCCGCGCGCACTTCACGCCCACCGCCACGCCCGCCAACAGCCCGCTGCTCGGCTCCCCCGACACCACGCCGCCCGCCTCGCCCCGCCCCGGCGACGCGCCGCCCTCGCTGCACGCGCTCATCGCGTCCGGCACCTCCATCCTGCGCCGCCGCCACCTCGCCTCGCCCGGCGGCGACGGCTCGCCTGCGCCCATCGCGCTGCAGACACCTGGTTCCCTTTATACTGGGCTCATGCATCGTAGTCCTATGGAGCAGCTGACGTGCCTCAAGCGCACCCTGCGCTCGCCGGCCGCGCCCGTGGAGAGGCGCCTGGGGGAGCCGGTGGAGCCGCCGCTGGGCGTGCCGGCGCACCCGGGCTCGGGCGCGCTGGACACGGCCGGCAGCATGGGGGCGCCGGGCTGCCTGCGGCGGCCGCCCCGCGCCCGGGCGCCGCGTCCTCGCTCGGACCTGGGCACGGTGGGGTCGGGGGTGCCGGCGCCTGCGCCGACGGCGCCGGCACACTCCTCGCAAACGTCGGCGTTGGGCACGCTGAGTCTACTGTTTGGCCGGAAGGGTGGTCTCTTGTAG
- the Milt gene encoding trafficking kinesin-binding protein milt isoform X2 has protein sequence MTEKRHRPRPKRRDELHERQQDLLLAWSHEVCNSEEVPEVEIVSLLQEHIPKYRLRADSLTQFGGYENQDWFIPSPALPVSDKDLALTPDQIRETLNYFLLCSNRVSQMTKTYNDIEAVTRLLEEKEKDLELTARIGKELLTANGRLEARVTALEGELRSARDHITQLRHDLNAKADLLQVLTNDTEECSSPEEQEAANAALLRKRTGALERENRALREEATRLAAGADSAELAERQLLRDIAHQLASANSEASALGSELVEERQRSADLQQQLDSINSRLAVSERNYQQLSAEHEHTLRILEITKENQNALAAELADTKERYVEVAAHLAEAQEQLRALRKRGEPAAARGLMPSVAAAAGLVPPSLHREMHSSIYSELSLDSGIGDPLAQSSMHKVFETVQCASRWSGQSGQSGPSLPGSDVADGPATNAAYLRPPVKPSSDSFLDDTSDTDSDDLYPGGTGVGVPGAPGAAELAAALRRLTPQEIYSRRASLTASHVLRHRRYTERDASEESAVWGAGAGGLARFRPPHKLQIVKPLEGSLTLHTWAQLAKPSMSGLLEEQEGVGVRGSRTTGHGMRLYRLSDVEEDDDMPRLPHSSHVYTYVNSTVLHPNDGSMMSTSASSVCSSGMSSLASSVLGSAWSSRLTSRRSSAGGSPVHSRRESVCLPPSRAHFTPTATPANSPLLGSPDTTPPASPRPGDAPPSLHALIASGTSILRRRHLASPGGDGSPAPIALQTPGSLYTGLMHRSPMEQLTCLKRTLRSPAAPVERRLGEPVEPPLGVPAHPGSGALDTAGSMGAPGCLRRPPRARAPRPRSDLGTVGSGVPAPAPTAPAHSSQTSALGTLSLLFGRKGGLL, from the exons GCTACGAGAATCAGGATTGGTTCATACCATCTCCGGCGCTGCCGGTGAGCGACAAGGACCTCGCGCTCACGCCTGACCAGATCAGGGAGACACTCAATTACTTCC TTCTATGCAGCAACAGGGTGAGCCAAATGACAAAAACCTACAATGACATCGAAGCGGTAACACGGCTCTTAGAAGAA AAAGAgaaagatttggagctgacggCTCGCATCGGCAAGGAATTGTTAACTGCCAATGGGCGTTTGGAAGCGCGAGTCACCGCGCTCGAGGGGGAGTTGCGAAGCGCACGGGACCACATCACGCAGCTGAGGCACGACCTCAACGCGAAAGCGGATCTACTACAG GTGTTAACAAATGACACAGAGGAGTGTTCGTCCCCCGAGGAGCAGGAGGCGGCCAACGCGGCTCTGCTTCGCAAGCGCACGGGGGCGCTGGAACGGGAGAACCGTGCGCTGCGCGAGGAGGCCACGCGCCTCGCCGCCGGCGCCGACAGCGCAGAGCTGGCTGAGCGACAACTGCTGAGGGACATCGCGCACCAGCTCG CCAGTGCGAATTCCGAGGCGAGTGCACTGGGCTCGGAGCTGGTGGAAGAGCGGCAACGTTCGGCAGACCTCCAGCAACAGCTTGATAGCATCAATTCAAGACTCGCCGTCAGCGAAAGAAATTATCAAcag TTAAGTGCTGAGCACGAGCACACGTTACGGATAttagaaataacaaaagaaaatcaaaatgCTCTCGCCGCAGAACTGGCTGACACGAAG GAGCGTTATGTGGAAGTGGCAGCTCACCTCGCAGAGGCACAGGAGCAGCTGCGTGCTCTACGCAAGCGCGGCgagccggcggcggcgcgcggcctCATGCCCAGCGTGGCGGCCGCCGCCGGCCTCGTGCCGCCCAGTCTGCACCGCGAGATGCACTCCTCCATATACTCCGAGCTCAGCCTCGACTCCGGCATCGGCGATCCGCTCGCACA ATCAAGCATGCACAAGGTGTTTGAGACCGTGCAGTGTGCATCGCGGTGGTCGGGCCAGTCTGGTCAGTCGGGCCCCTCGCTGCCCGGCTCGGACGTAGCTGACGGCCCTGCGACGAACGCGGCGTATCTACGACCGCCCGTCAAACCTTCCAGCGATTCCTTCCTCGATGACACATCGGATACTGATTCTGATGATCTTTACCC TGGCGGCACGGGCGTGGGTGTCCCCGGCGCGCCGGGTGCGGCGGAGCTGGCGGCGGCACTGCGTCGCCTCACGCCGCAGGAGATCTACTCGCGCCGCGCCTCGCTCACCGCCTCCCATGTCTTACGACATCGTCGATACACTG AGCGGGACGCGAGCGAGGAGAGTGCTGTGTGgggcgcgggcgcaggcgggCTGGCGCGGTTTCGTCCGCCACACAAGCTGCAGATCGTCAAACCTCTGGAGGGCTCCCTCACCCTGCATACCTGGGCTCAACTCGCCAAGCCCTCTATGTCAG GTCTTTTAGAAGAACAAGAGGGCGTCGGTGTCCGCGGCTCGCGCACTACTGGTCACGGCATGCGCTTGTATCGGTTGTCCGACGTCGAAGAAGACGACGACATGCCCCGCCTGCCACACTCTAGTCATGTCTACACATATGTGAACAGCACTGTGCTGCATCCTAACGACGGCAGTATGATGAGCACCAGTGCCAGCAGCGTGTGCAGCAGCGGCATGAGCAGCCTGGCCAGCAGCGTGCTGGGCAGCGCGTGGAGCTCGCGCCTCACCTCGCGCCGCTCGTCCGCCGGCGGCTCGCCCGTGCACTCGCGCCGCGAGTCCGTCTGCCTGCCGCCCTCCCGCGCGCACTTCACGCCCACCGCCACGCCCGCCAACAGCCCGCTGCTCGGCTCCCCCGACACCACGCCGCCCGCCTCGCCCCGCCCCGGCGACGCGCCGCCCTCGCTGCACGCGCTCATCGCGTCCGGCACCTCCATCCTGCGCCGCCGCCACCTCGCCTCGCCCGGCGGCGACGGCTCGCCTGCGCCCATCGCGCTGCAGACACCTGGTTCCCTTTATACTGGGCTCATGCATCGTAGTCCTATGGAGCAGCTGACGTGCCTCAAGCGCACCCTGCGCTCGCCGGCCGCGCCCGTGGAGAGGCGCCTGGGGGAGCCGGTGGAGCCGCCGCTGGGCGTGCCGGCGCACCCGGGCTCGGGCGCGCTGGACACGGCCGGCAGCATGGGGGCGCCGGGCTGCCTGCGGCGGCCGCCCCGCGCCCGGGCGCCGCGTCCTCGCTCGGACCTGGGCACGGTGGGGTCGGGGGTGCCGGCGCCTGCGCCGACGGCGCCGGCACACTCCTCGCAAACGTCGGCGTTGGGCACGCTGAGTCTACTGTTTGGCCGGAAGGGTGGTCTCTTGTAG
- the Milt gene encoding trafficking kinesin-binding protein milt isoform X4, translating into MWWVSGQFVKLAALQDAARAPSLAPRAVRHVATITGYENQDWFIPSPALPVSDKDLALTPDQIRETLNYFLLCSNRVSQMTKTYNDIEAVTRLLEEKEKDLELTARIGKELLTANGRLEARVTALEGELRSARDHITQLRHDLNAKADLLQVLTNDTEECSSPEEQEAANAALLRKRTGALERENRALREEATRLAAGADSAELAERQLLRDIAHQLASANSEASALGSELVEERQRSADLQQQLDSINSRLAVSERNYQQLSAEHEHTLRILEITKENQNALAAELADTKERYVEVAAHLAEAQEQLRALRKRGEPAAARGLMPSVAAAAGLVPPSLHREMHSSIYSELSLDSGIGDPLAQSSMHKVFETVQCASRWSGQSGQSGPSLPGSDVADGPATNAAYLRPPVKPSSDSFLDDTSDTDSDDLYPGGTGVGVPGAPGAAELAAALRRLTPQEIYSRRASLTASHVLRHRRYTERDASEESAVWGAGAGGLARFRPPHKLQIVKPLEGSLTLHTWAQLAKPSMSGLLEEQEGVGVRGSRTTGHGMRLYRLSDVEEDDDMPRLPHSSHVYTYVNSTVLHPNDGSMMSTSASSVCSSGMSSLASSVLGSAWSSRLTSRRSSAGGSPVHSRRESVCLPPSRAHFTPTATPANSPLLGSPDTTPPASPRPGDAPPSLHALIASGTSILRRRHLASPGGDGSPAPIALQTPGSLYTGLMHRSPMEQLTCLKRTLRSPAAPVERRLGEPVEPPLGVPAHPGSGALDTAGSMGAPGCLRRPPRARAPRPRSDLGTVGSGVPAPAPTAPAHSSQTSALGTLSLLFGRKGGLL; encoded by the exons GCTACGAGAATCAGGATTGGTTCATACCATCTCCGGCGCTGCCGGTGAGCGACAAGGACCTCGCGCTCACGCCTGACCAGATCAGGGAGACACTCAATTACTTCC TTCTATGCAGCAACAGGGTGAGCCAAATGACAAAAACCTACAATGACATCGAAGCGGTAACACGGCTCTTAGAAGAA AAAGAgaaagatttggagctgacggCTCGCATCGGCAAGGAATTGTTAACTGCCAATGGGCGTTTGGAAGCGCGAGTCACCGCGCTCGAGGGGGAGTTGCGAAGCGCACGGGACCACATCACGCAGCTGAGGCACGACCTCAACGCGAAAGCGGATCTACTACAG GTGTTAACAAATGACACAGAGGAGTGTTCGTCCCCCGAGGAGCAGGAGGCGGCCAACGCGGCTCTGCTTCGCAAGCGCACGGGGGCGCTGGAACGGGAGAACCGTGCGCTGCGCGAGGAGGCCACGCGCCTCGCCGCCGGCGCCGACAGCGCAGAGCTGGCTGAGCGACAACTGCTGAGGGACATCGCGCACCAGCTCG CCAGTGCGAATTCCGAGGCGAGTGCACTGGGCTCGGAGCTGGTGGAAGAGCGGCAACGTTCGGCAGACCTCCAGCAACAGCTTGATAGCATCAATTCAAGACTCGCCGTCAGCGAAAGAAATTATCAAcag TTAAGTGCTGAGCACGAGCACACGTTACGGATAttagaaataacaaaagaaaatcaaaatgCTCTCGCCGCAGAACTGGCTGACACGAAG GAGCGTTATGTGGAAGTGGCAGCTCACCTCGCAGAGGCACAGGAGCAGCTGCGTGCTCTACGCAAGCGCGGCgagccggcggcggcgcgcggcctCATGCCCAGCGTGGCGGCCGCCGCCGGCCTCGTGCCGCCCAGTCTGCACCGCGAGATGCACTCCTCCATATACTCCGAGCTCAGCCTCGACTCCGGCATCGGCGATCCGCTCGCACA ATCAAGCATGCACAAGGTGTTTGAGACCGTGCAGTGTGCATCGCGGTGGTCGGGCCAGTCTGGTCAGTCGGGCCCCTCGCTGCCCGGCTCGGACGTAGCTGACGGCCCTGCGACGAACGCGGCGTATCTACGACCGCCCGTCAAACCTTCCAGCGATTCCTTCCTCGATGACACATCGGATACTGATTCTGATGATCTTTACCC TGGCGGCACGGGCGTGGGTGTCCCCGGCGCGCCGGGTGCGGCGGAGCTGGCGGCGGCACTGCGTCGCCTCACGCCGCAGGAGATCTACTCGCGCCGCGCCTCGCTCACCGCCTCCCATGTCTTACGACATCGTCGATACACTG AGCGGGACGCGAGCGAGGAGAGTGCTGTGTGgggcgcgggcgcaggcgggCTGGCGCGGTTTCGTCCGCCACACAAGCTGCAGATCGTCAAACCTCTGGAGGGCTCCCTCACCCTGCATACCTGGGCTCAACTCGCCAAGCCCTCTATGTCAG GTCTTTTAGAAGAACAAGAGGGCGTCGGTGTCCGCGGCTCGCGCACTACTGGTCACGGCATGCGCTTGTATCGGTTGTCCGACGTCGAAGAAGACGACGACATGCCCCGCCTGCCACACTCTAGTCATGTCTACACATATGTGAACAGCACTGTGCTGCATCCTAACGACGGCAGTATGATGAGCACCAGTGCCAGCAGCGTGTGCAGCAGCGGCATGAGCAGCCTGGCCAGCAGCGTGCTGGGCAGCGCGTGGAGCTCGCGCCTCACCTCGCGCCGCTCGTCCGCCGGCGGCTCGCCCGTGCACTCGCGCCGCGAGTCCGTCTGCCTGCCGCCCTCCCGCGCGCACTTCACGCCCACCGCCACGCCCGCCAACAGCCCGCTGCTCGGCTCCCCCGACACCACGCCGCCCGCCTCGCCCCGCCCCGGCGACGCGCCGCCCTCGCTGCACGCGCTCATCGCGTCCGGCACCTCCATCCTGCGCCGCCGCCACCTCGCCTCGCCCGGCGGCGACGGCTCGCCTGCGCCCATCGCGCTGCAGACACCTGGTTCCCTTTATACTGGGCTCATGCATCGTAGTCCTATGGAGCAGCTGACGTGCCTCAAGCGCACCCTGCGCTCGCCGGCCGCGCCCGTGGAGAGGCGCCTGGGGGAGCCGGTGGAGCCGCCGCTGGGCGTGCCGGCGCACCCGGGCTCGGGCGCGCTGGACACGGCCGGCAGCATGGGGGCGCCGGGCTGCCTGCGGCGGCCGCCCCGCGCCCGGGCGCCGCGTCCTCGCTCGGACCTGGGCACGGTGGGGTCGGGGGTGCCGGCGCCTGCGCCGACGGCGCCGGCACACTCCTCGCAAACGTCGGCGTTGGGCACGCTGAGTCTACTGTTTGGCCGGAAGGGTGGTCTCTTGTAG
- the Milt gene encoding trafficking kinesin-binding protein milt isoform X1, translated as MWWVSGQFVKLAALQDAARAPSLAPRAVRHVATITEVCNSEEVPEVEIVSLLQEHIPKYRLRADSLTQFGGYENQDWFIPSPALPVSDKDLALTPDQIRETLNYFLLCSNRVSQMTKTYNDIEAVTRLLEEKEKDLELTARIGKELLTANGRLEARVTALEGELRSARDHITQLRHDLNAKADLLQVLTNDTEECSSPEEQEAANAALLRKRTGALERENRALREEATRLAAGADSAELAERQLLRDIAHQLASANSEASALGSELVEERQRSADLQQQLDSINSRLAVSERNYQQLSAEHEHTLRILEITKENQNALAAELADTKERYVEVAAHLAEAQEQLRALRKRGEPAAARGLMPSVAAAAGLVPPSLHREMHSSIYSELSLDSGIGDPLAQSSMHKVFETVQCASRWSGQSGQSGPSLPGSDVADGPATNAAYLRPPVKPSSDSFLDDTSDTDSDDLYPGGTGVGVPGAPGAAELAAALRRLTPQEIYSRRASLTASHVLRHRRYTERDASEESAVWGAGAGGLARFRPPHKLQIVKPLEGSLTLHTWAQLAKPSMSGLLEEQEGVGVRGSRTTGHGMRLYRLSDVEEDDDMPRLPHSSHVYTYVNSTVLHPNDGSMMSTSASSVCSSGMSSLASSVLGSAWSSRLTSRRSSAGGSPVHSRRESVCLPPSRAHFTPTATPANSPLLGSPDTTPPASPRPGDAPPSLHALIASGTSILRRRHLASPGGDGSPAPIALQTPGSLYTGLMHRSPMEQLTCLKRTLRSPAAPVERRLGEPVEPPLGVPAHPGSGALDTAGSMGAPGCLRRPPRARAPRPRSDLGTVGSGVPAPAPTAPAHSSQTSALGTLSLLFGRKGGLL; from the exons GCTACGAGAATCAGGATTGGTTCATACCATCTCCGGCGCTGCCGGTGAGCGACAAGGACCTCGCGCTCACGCCTGACCAGATCAGGGAGACACTCAATTACTTCC TTCTATGCAGCAACAGGGTGAGCCAAATGACAAAAACCTACAATGACATCGAAGCGGTAACACGGCTCTTAGAAGAA AAAGAgaaagatttggagctgacggCTCGCATCGGCAAGGAATTGTTAACTGCCAATGGGCGTTTGGAAGCGCGAGTCACCGCGCTCGAGGGGGAGTTGCGAAGCGCACGGGACCACATCACGCAGCTGAGGCACGACCTCAACGCGAAAGCGGATCTACTACAG GTGTTAACAAATGACACAGAGGAGTGTTCGTCCCCCGAGGAGCAGGAGGCGGCCAACGCGGCTCTGCTTCGCAAGCGCACGGGGGCGCTGGAACGGGAGAACCGTGCGCTGCGCGAGGAGGCCACGCGCCTCGCCGCCGGCGCCGACAGCGCAGAGCTGGCTGAGCGACAACTGCTGAGGGACATCGCGCACCAGCTCG CCAGTGCGAATTCCGAGGCGAGTGCACTGGGCTCGGAGCTGGTGGAAGAGCGGCAACGTTCGGCAGACCTCCAGCAACAGCTTGATAGCATCAATTCAAGACTCGCCGTCAGCGAAAGAAATTATCAAcag TTAAGTGCTGAGCACGAGCACACGTTACGGATAttagaaataacaaaagaaaatcaaaatgCTCTCGCCGCAGAACTGGCTGACACGAAG GAGCGTTATGTGGAAGTGGCAGCTCACCTCGCAGAGGCACAGGAGCAGCTGCGTGCTCTACGCAAGCGCGGCgagccggcggcggcgcgcggcctCATGCCCAGCGTGGCGGCCGCCGCCGGCCTCGTGCCGCCCAGTCTGCACCGCGAGATGCACTCCTCCATATACTCCGAGCTCAGCCTCGACTCCGGCATCGGCGATCCGCTCGCACA ATCAAGCATGCACAAGGTGTTTGAGACCGTGCAGTGTGCATCGCGGTGGTCGGGCCAGTCTGGTCAGTCGGGCCCCTCGCTGCCCGGCTCGGACGTAGCTGACGGCCCTGCGACGAACGCGGCGTATCTACGACCGCCCGTCAAACCTTCCAGCGATTCCTTCCTCGATGACACATCGGATACTGATTCTGATGATCTTTACCC TGGCGGCACGGGCGTGGGTGTCCCCGGCGCGCCGGGTGCGGCGGAGCTGGCGGCGGCACTGCGTCGCCTCACGCCGCAGGAGATCTACTCGCGCCGCGCCTCGCTCACCGCCTCCCATGTCTTACGACATCGTCGATACACTG AGCGGGACGCGAGCGAGGAGAGTGCTGTGTGgggcgcgggcgcaggcgggCTGGCGCGGTTTCGTCCGCCACACAAGCTGCAGATCGTCAAACCTCTGGAGGGCTCCCTCACCCTGCATACCTGGGCTCAACTCGCCAAGCCCTCTATGTCAG GTCTTTTAGAAGAACAAGAGGGCGTCGGTGTCCGCGGCTCGCGCACTACTGGTCACGGCATGCGCTTGTATCGGTTGTCCGACGTCGAAGAAGACGACGACATGCCCCGCCTGCCACACTCTAGTCATGTCTACACATATGTGAACAGCACTGTGCTGCATCCTAACGACGGCAGTATGATGAGCACCAGTGCCAGCAGCGTGTGCAGCAGCGGCATGAGCAGCCTGGCCAGCAGCGTGCTGGGCAGCGCGTGGAGCTCGCGCCTCACCTCGCGCCGCTCGTCCGCCGGCGGCTCGCCCGTGCACTCGCGCCGCGAGTCCGTCTGCCTGCCGCCCTCCCGCGCGCACTTCACGCCCACCGCCACGCCCGCCAACAGCCCGCTGCTCGGCTCCCCCGACACCACGCCGCCCGCCTCGCCCCGCCCCGGCGACGCGCCGCCCTCGCTGCACGCGCTCATCGCGTCCGGCACCTCCATCCTGCGCCGCCGCCACCTCGCCTCGCCCGGCGGCGACGGCTCGCCTGCGCCCATCGCGCTGCAGACACCTGGTTCCCTTTATACTGGGCTCATGCATCGTAGTCCTATGGAGCAGCTGACGTGCCTCAAGCGCACCCTGCGCTCGCCGGCCGCGCCCGTGGAGAGGCGCCTGGGGGAGCCGGTGGAGCCGCCGCTGGGCGTGCCGGCGCACCCGGGCTCGGGCGCGCTGGACACGGCCGGCAGCATGGGGGCGCCGGGCTGCCTGCGGCGGCCGCCCCGCGCCCGGGCGCCGCGTCCTCGCTCGGACCTGGGCACGGTGGGGTCGGGGGTGCCGGCGCCTGCGCCGACGGCGCCGGCACACTCCTCGCAAACGTCGGCGTTGGGCACGCTGAGTCTACTGTTTGGCCGGAAGGGTGGTCTCTTGTAG